From the Paludibacterium paludis genome, one window contains:
- a CDS encoding MarR family winged helix-turn-helix transcriptional regulator: MQTSFLPLVRELARTYQAFEQLSAYHIRQLGLTPPQFDVVATLGNTPGMSCKELSEKTLITKGTLTGVLDRLEEKGLIRRSVAEQDRRSIFIALTGQGEAVFDSVFPSHLDYMEKAFEPFCAEDMNALREGLARLRMAFTKTCEENRLANR; encoded by the coding sequence ATGCAGACATCGTTTTTGCCGCTGGTCAGAGAACTGGCCCGCACCTACCAGGCGTTCGAACAGCTCTCCGCCTACCATATCCGCCAACTGGGACTGACTCCGCCCCAGTTCGATGTGGTCGCCACCCTGGGAAACACGCCCGGCATGAGCTGCAAGGAGCTTTCGGAGAAAACCCTCATCACCAAGGGAACCCTGACCGGGGTACTGGACAGGCTGGAGGAGAAAGGCCTCATCCGGCGCAGTGTCGCCGAGCAGGATCGCCGCAGCATCTTCATCGCCCTCACCGGGCAGGGCGAGGCCGTGTTCGACAGTGTCTTCCCCAGTCATCTGGACTATATGGAGAAAGCCTTCGAACCGTTTTGCGCAGAGGACATGAACGCGCTGCGCGAAGGACTGGCCCGGCTGCGCATGGCCTTCACGAAAACTTGCGAGGAGAACCGGCTTGCAAACCGTTAA
- a CDS encoding cytochrome b, which translates to MQTVNRYSAPAIALHWLMAVLIVAAFSLALYMDGLPLSPAKFKLIGWHKWIGITVLGFAALRLVVRLVKPAPPLPGHMGPVERFAAGAGHALLYVLMFAIPLTGWTMSSAKGFPVVYLSVLPLPDLVAANETLADRLAAVHVALNWLLAACVAGHVVFALKHHLIDKDGTLWRMSLRAPRS; encoded by the coding sequence TTGCAAACCGTTAACCGTTATTCCGCCCCCGCCATCGCCCTGCACTGGCTGATGGCCGTCCTGATCGTGGCGGCGTTCTCGCTGGCGCTCTACATGGACGGACTCCCCCTGTCCCCCGCGAAATTCAAGCTGATCGGCTGGCACAAATGGATCGGCATCACGGTACTGGGCTTTGCCGCGTTGCGCCTTGTCGTGCGACTGGTCAAACCCGCCCCGCCCCTGCCTGGCCACATGGGGCCGGTGGAACGCTTCGCGGCGGGCGCCGGCCATGCGCTGCTCTATGTGCTGATGTTCGCCATTCCGCTCACCGGGTGGACAATGAGTTCGGCAAAGGGGTTCCCGGTAGTGTACCTGTCCGTTTTGCCACTTCCCGATCTTGTCGCGGCCAATGAAACACTGGCCGACCGGTTGGCGGCGGTGCACGTCGCGCTCAATTGGCTGCTCGCGGCCTGTGTGGCGGGTCACGTCGTCTTCGCGCTCAAGCACCATCTGATCGACAAGGATGGCACCTTGTGGCGCATGAGCCTGCGCGCGCCCCGTTCCTGA
- a CDS encoding YceI family protein: protein MIKLIAVSLSTLSLAAAVQAAPATYAVDPSHTYAQYTVNHLGFSEQIGLFAKVGGTVTLDTEARDGAVDIKIDAASLQTFWAARDKHLKGPDFFNVEKYPSLTFTSDKLVFAGETLSEVQGKLTLLGVTRPVTLKVTHFKGGKNPMSGIETYGANAETVIRRSEFGMKTYVPAIADEVKLNIVIEAQRTK, encoded by the coding sequence ATGATCAAGCTGATTGCCGTTTCGTTGTCGACCCTCTCTCTGGCGGCCGCGGTCCAGGCCGCACCGGCCACTTATGCCGTCGACCCGAGCCATACCTACGCTCAATACACCGTCAATCACCTCGGGTTTTCCGAGCAGATCGGGCTGTTCGCCAAAGTCGGCGGCACCGTGACGCTGGACACCGAAGCCCGCGACGGCGCCGTCGACATCAAGATCGACGCGGCCTCCTTGCAAACCTTCTGGGCGGCACGGGACAAGCACTTGAAGGGGCCGGACTTTTTCAATGTCGAAAAGTATCCTTCCCTGACATTCACGTCCGACAAACTGGTGTTCGCCGGTGAAACACTCAGCGAGGTGCAAGGCAAGCTGACCTTGCTTGGCGTGACCCGTCCGGTGACGCTCAAGGTCACCCATTTCAAAGGCGGCAAGAACCCGATGAGCGGCATCGAAACCTACGGCGCCAATGCCGAGACGGTGATCCGACGTAGCGAGTTCGGCATGAAGACCTACGTTCCGGCCATCGCCGACGAGGTCAAGCTGAACATCGTCATCGAAGCCCAGCGAACCAAGTAA
- a CDS encoding YceI family protein: protein MKRLIPALFLLAGAPLSAAQPDPAQSRIGFTLKQLNVPLDGSFRKFGGTVAFDPKAPQAGKADLTIDTTSIALPTRDAETEARKKDWFNVAQYPTARFVSTTIKPLGGNRFQVSGKLTLKGVTRDLSAPFTIRQDGKLTHVEGSLPVKRTQFKIGEGEWADTGTVADEVVIKFHIAFAGT, encoded by the coding sequence ATGAAGCGTCTCATCCCCGCCCTGTTTTTGCTCGCCGGCGCGCCTCTTTCCGCCGCGCAGCCCGACCCGGCGCAAAGCCGCATCGGCTTCACGCTCAAGCAATTGAACGTGCCGCTGGACGGCAGTTTCCGCAAATTCGGCGGCACGGTCGCCTTCGACCCCAAAGCACCCCAGGCGGGCAAGGCCGACCTGACAATCGACACCACCAGCATCGCCTTGCCCACCCGCGACGCGGAAACGGAAGCCCGCAAGAAAGACTGGTTCAATGTGGCCCAGTACCCGACCGCCCGCTTTGTCAGCACAACCATCAAGCCACTGGGGGGCAACCGGTTTCAGGTCAGCGGCAAATTGACCCTGAAGGGCGTCACCCGCGATCTGTCTGCGCCGTTCACGATCCGTCAGGACGGCAAGTTGACGCATGTCGAGGGTTCGCTGCCGGTCAAGCGCACCCAGTTCAAGATCGGCGAAGGCGAATGGGCGGACACCGGCACGGTGGCCGATGAAGTCGTCATCAAATTCCATATCGCCTTCGCAGGTACGTAA
- a CDS encoding cell division protein ZipA C-terminal FtsZ-binding domain-containing protein — protein sequence MSELQIGIVLLGVSVVGLVYGFNVFQEWRFKKRTSQAFARPQDDVLLEVPKNHVRDGTRNERLEPVLIDTGDPAIDDEVPFADPVSDDFQPEPRHEPPAPVEETTQDDAQMDALDHQALVVSMLDPSLDFIAEMAFHEPVELAALPRFNVAKRVQIIGRTEKGLWRSVETLPNIRYKQLNIGLQLVDRSGAVTEQELASFCQQVTRYAEEYNAAVSFPQRQQKLVAARELDRFCADVDVLIGINVVAGSPIEGTRLRRYVEAAGLQLEPDGAFHYLADSGNTLYSLLAADQMPFTLHTLLDKSFPALTLLFDVPRVAGGVEVFDRVIQFARQMAQEFDAQLVDDNRKVLSEAGLNRIREQLRHIYGSMDDRGIAPGSVAALRLFA from the coding sequence ATGAGCGAATTGCAAATCGGTATTGTGTTACTGGGTGTTTCCGTGGTCGGTTTGGTCTACGGATTCAATGTCTTTCAGGAGTGGCGCTTCAAGAAGCGGACCAGTCAGGCGTTCGCGCGTCCACAGGATGACGTGCTCCTCGAGGTACCCAAGAACCATGTCCGCGACGGCACGCGCAATGAGCGGCTTGAACCCGTGCTGATCGACACGGGCGATCCGGCGATCGACGACGAGGTCCCGTTCGCCGATCCTGTCTCCGACGATTTCCAGCCCGAGCCGCGGCACGAACCGCCGGCGCCGGTCGAAGAGACGACGCAGGACGACGCGCAGATGGACGCTCTCGATCACCAGGCCCTGGTGGTCTCGATGCTCGATCCATCGCTGGATTTCATCGCCGAAATGGCCTTCCACGAGCCCGTGGAACTCGCGGCGCTGCCCCGTTTCAACGTGGCCAAGCGGGTTCAGATCATTGGCCGGACCGAAAAGGGATTGTGGCGGTCGGTGGAAACCCTGCCGAATATCCGGTACAAGCAATTGAATATCGGCCTGCAGCTGGTCGACCGCAGCGGCGCGGTGACCGAACAGGAACTGGCGAGCTTTTGCCAGCAGGTTACCCGCTACGCGGAAGAATACAATGCCGCGGTGAGTTTTCCGCAACGCCAGCAAAAACTGGTGGCTGCGCGCGAACTCGACCGCTTTTGCGCCGATGTCGATGTGCTGATCGGCATCAACGTGGTGGCGGGGTCGCCGATCGAGGGTACCCGGCTGCGCCGCTACGTGGAAGCGGCGGGCTTGCAGCTCGAACCCGATGGCGCATTCCATTATCTGGCCGATTCCGGCAATACCCTTTATTCGCTGTTGGCCGCCGACCAGATGCCGTTCACGCTCCATACGCTGCTGGACAAGAGTTTTCCGGCGCTCACGCTGCTTTTCGATGTGCCGCGCGTGGCCGGCGGGGTCGAAGTGTTTGACCGGGTTATCCAGTTCGCGCGCCAAATGGCCCAGGAATTCGACGCTCAACTGGTGGATGATAACCGCAAGGTGCTCAGCGAGGCCGGACTCAACCGCATCCGCGAGCAGCTTCGCCACATCTACGGCAGCATGGATGACAGAGGTATCGCGCCTGGCAGTGTGGCCGCCCTCAGGTTGTTCGCCTGA
- a CDS encoding NUDIX hydrolase — protein sequence MLVEDVLGYLGKVARYDPDSFIPLFIGGERMGCVNAQWRERLLATGAGLFVETRDGLACRAGVSYEQISGRLQAEAEGWRDEGWLNGWRNERFTAMRQNGEPVFELERAAFRPLGLTSQAVHVNGLCRLPGGEVRMWVGRRSPHKAVDPNRMDNMVGGGVASGESIGLALERESWEEAGIPAGRLEGLTRQSLLLAERPVARGLHREWLHVFDVWLPEGDIPCNQDGEVAEHQLLSLEEVECLLIGERFMIDAALVACDCLARLGFWGEESGRILAFLRSEAARGARARAGV from the coding sequence ATGCTGGTGGAAGACGTGCTGGGCTACCTGGGCAAGGTGGCCCGCTATGACCCCGATTCTTTCATTCCGCTTTTTATCGGCGGCGAACGCATGGGGTGCGTCAACGCTCAGTGGCGTGAACGGTTGCTGGCAACGGGAGCCGGGTTGTTCGTCGAAACGCGCGATGGTCTTGCCTGCCGGGCGGGCGTTTCGTACGAGCAGATCAGCGGCCGTTTGCAGGCGGAAGCGGAGGGGTGGCGCGACGAAGGCTGGCTCAATGGCTGGCGCAACGAACGGTTCACGGCGATGCGTCAGAATGGCGAGCCGGTATTCGAGCTGGAACGCGCCGCGTTCCGGCCTCTTGGCCTGACCAGTCAGGCCGTGCACGTGAACGGCCTGTGCCGCCTGCCCGGCGGCGAAGTGCGAATGTGGGTGGGCCGCCGCAGTCCGCACAAGGCGGTGGATCCTAACCGCATGGACAATATGGTAGGCGGAGGCGTGGCGTCGGGCGAAAGCATTGGCCTCGCGCTTGAGCGCGAATCCTGGGAAGAGGCGGGTATCCCCGCCGGAAGGCTGGAAGGATTGACCCGCCAGTCGTTGCTGCTCGCCGAACGTCCGGTGGCGCGCGGCTTGCACCGGGAATGGCTGCATGTGTTCGACGTATGGCTGCCCGAAGGCGATATTCCCTGTAATCAGGACGGCGAAGTGGCCGAGCATCAGCTCCTCTCTCTGGAGGAGGTCGAATGTTTGCTGATCGGCGAGCGTTTCATGATCGATGCCGCGCTGGTCGCCTGCGACTGCCTTGCCCGGCTCGGGTTCTGGGGAGAGGAGAGCGGGCGGATCCTGGCGTTTCTCCGCTCGGAGGCGGCGCGTGGCGCCCGGGCGCGGGCGGGGGTTTGA
- a CDS encoding HDOD domain-containing protein has translation MGLAEEFTLSPERVAEGIGRLPSLPALAMELLQHIDGEPDTGEVAEMIGQDPVLTGSLLRIANSSFYGLQGRIGTIPDAITVLGLGNVRTLAMSMALANVFNRAGGAPVAMRRFWQHSGAVAICTKSLARRLRVNESAAFAAGLLHDIGRLVLQSAFPGHFSAVCTYQQHVDCEAFQAENTVLGTDHAQIGAWLARSWNFPDTLQRAIAYHHTPDCLEANRLAGLVHVADCVVHALDICEDEQERVPRIDDAVWRCYELPRDQMVAVLGEVETHFGTACDILLAA, from the coding sequence ATGGGGCTCGCCGAAGAGTTCACGCTGTCCCCCGAGAGAGTGGCGGAAGGGATCGGCAGGTTGCCATCCCTGCCGGCGCTTGCCATGGAGCTGCTTCAGCACATCGACGGTGAACCCGATACGGGCGAGGTGGCCGAGATGATCGGCCAGGATCCTGTCCTGACAGGAAGTCTTCTGCGCATTGCCAACTCCTCCTTCTATGGTTTGCAAGGCAGGATCGGCACCATTCCCGATGCAATCACCGTGCTGGGGCTGGGCAATGTGAGGACATTGGCGATGAGTATGGCGTTGGCCAACGTTTTCAACCGGGCAGGGGGCGCGCCTGTGGCCATGAGGCGCTTCTGGCAGCACAGCGGAGCCGTGGCGATTTGCACCAAATCGTTGGCCAGACGGCTTCGCGTCAATGAGTCGGCCGCTTTTGCCGCCGGGCTGCTGCATGATATCGGCCGCTTGGTCCTGCAAAGCGCGTTTCCCGGACATTTCTCCGCGGTTTGCACCTATCAGCAGCACGTGGATTGCGAAGCGTTCCAGGCCGAGAACACAGTGCTGGGAACGGATCACGCCCAGATCGGCGCGTGGCTCGCCCGGAGCTGGAATTTTCCGGATACCCTGCAACGGGCGATCGCCTACCATCATACGCCCGATTGTCTGGAAGCCAACAGGCTGGCCGGCTTGGTCCACGTGGCCGATTGCGTGGTGCACGCGCTCGACATCTGCGAGGACGAGCAGGAACGGGTGCCGAGGATCGATGATGCGGTGTGGCGTTGCTACGAGTTGCCCCGCGATCAGATGGTGGCGGTATTGGGCGAAGTGGAAACCCATTTCGGTACCGCCTGCGATATTCTTCTGGCGGCGTGA
- a CDS encoding c-type cytochrome, translated as MQIDADTDNSVSFAERLVHAFALALRFSYNHPYFNCHYFSGEARMSNENVMTPSQIIKILVGVVVFLVVAIYLLAKLATSGFNVDAEVMTKEAVAARLKPVGQSVASDAPPGMRSGEQVYTAVCISCHGTGLAGSPKFGDAAAWGARISKGFDTLVTHALGGFNAMPAKGGATDLTDDEIKRAVAYMGNAAGGKFTEPAVGGAAAGAKIDPEVNGKKIYESLCVSCHGAGVAGAPKFGDKAAWAARTKAGMEEVQKIATKGLNAMPPKGGFTGSDEEFRSAIDYMVNHSK; from the coding sequence GTGCAAATCGATGCAGACACGGATAATAGCGTAAGCTTCGCGGAGCGTCTAGTACATGCTTTTGCCTTGGCGTTACGCTTCTCGTATAATCACCCCTATTTTAATTGTCATTATTTTTCAGGCGAGGCTCGAATGAGTAATGAGAACGTAATGACTCCCTCCCAGATCATCAAGATCCTGGTCGGCGTCGTTGTCTTTCTTGTCGTGGCGATCTACCTCCTGGCCAAGTTGGCCACCAGCGGTTTCAATGTAGACGCCGAGGTTATGACCAAGGAAGCCGTCGCGGCTCGCCTGAAGCCGGTCGGTCAATCCGTTGCCAGCGATGCGCCTCCGGGAATGCGTTCCGGAGAACAGGTCTACACCGCCGTATGTATTTCCTGTCACGGCACGGGCTTGGCCGGTTCCCCGAAATTCGGCGATGCCGCGGCGTGGGGCGCGCGTATTTCCAAGGGCTTCGATACCCTTGTGACCCATGCGCTCGGCGGTTTCAACGCCATGCCTGCCAAGGGCGGCGCAACCGACCTGACCGACGATGAAATCAAGCGTGCCGTGGCTTACATGGGCAATGCGGCGGGTGGCAAGTTTACCGAACCGGCGGTTGGCGGCGCGGCGGCCGGCGCGAAGATCGATCCGGAAGTGAACGGCAAGAAGATTTACGAAAGCCTGTGCGTGAGCTGCCATGGAGCCGGTGTCGCCGGCGCGCCGAAGTTCGGCGACAAGGCCGCGTGGGCCGCGCGGACCAAGGCCGGTATGGAGGAAGTCCAGAAGATCGCGACCAAGGGTCTGAACGCGATGCCGCCCAAAGGCGGGTTTACCGGTAGCGACGAGGAATTCCGTTCCGCCATCGACTACATGGTGAATCATTCCAAATAA
- a CDS encoding 3'-5' exonuclease yields MTLSDALDVVRASPDFRLLTRIPETLARPAPDDGPTGFALIADTETTGMDRQRDKVIEIGLLLVRYHKASGLLLEAVDSYSALEDPGEPLNDIVKTVTGLSDEHLAGQHIDDARVMKIAEKADLVIAHNASFDRPFMERRWPVFKDKAFACSINEIDWMAAGYASAKLEMLALKSGVFYDSHRALNDCWALLYILALDIGGPGNSAFRQLLEQARQPSWLISIQVRFDDKDRLKAIGGFQWMDGGTPPFPAKSWLRRCRDGAERDEVLERIRNEVFRGDAFDCQVGRVTAMRRYSLDQSGLSLTPLRCGGE; encoded by the coding sequence ATGACTCTTTCCGACGCCCTCGATGTGGTCCGCGCCAGTCCGGACTTCCGCCTCCTAACACGCATACCCGAAACGCTCGCGCGCCCGGCGCCCGACGACGGTCCGACCGGCTTCGCGCTGATCGCCGATACCGAAACGACCGGCATGGACCGCCAGCGGGACAAAGTCATCGAAATCGGTCTCTTGCTGGTGCGCTATCACAAGGCCAGCGGCCTGCTGCTGGAGGCGGTCGACTCCTACAGCGCGCTCGAGGATCCGGGCGAACCGCTCAACGATATCGTGAAAACCGTCACCGGTCTGAGCGACGAACACCTGGCTGGCCAGCATATCGATGACGCACGAGTCATGAAAATCGCCGAAAAAGCCGATCTGGTCATCGCCCACAACGCCTCCTTCGACCGGCCATTCATGGAACGGCGCTGGCCCGTGTTCAAGGACAAGGCCTTCGCCTGCTCGATCAATGAAATCGACTGGATGGCCGCCGGTTACGCAAGCGCCAAGCTGGAAATGCTGGCTCTCAAATCCGGCGTATTCTATGACAGCCACCGCGCGCTGAACGACTGCTGGGCCCTGCTGTACATTCTCGCACTGGACATCGGCGGGCCGGGAAACAGCGCCTTCCGCCAACTCTTGGAACAGGCGCGCCAACCGTCCTGGCTCATTTCCATTCAGGTGCGCTTCGACGACAAGGACAGGCTCAAGGCCATCGGCGGGTTTCAGTGGATGGACGGCGGCACGCCCCCGTTCCCCGCGAAGAGCTGGCTGCGGCGTTGCCGCGACGGGGCGGAAAGGGACGAAGTGCTGGAACGGATCCGGAACGAGGTGTTCCGTGGAGACGCATTCGACTGCCAGGTCGGACGGGTGACGGCAATGCGGCGCTATTCACTCGACCAGAGCGGCCTGTCGCTCACCCCCTTGCGCTGCGGCGGAGAGTGA
- the ligA gene encoding NAD-dependent DNA ligase LigA produces MSTDNDKDRMESLVERLNRYNYEYHVEDSPTVSDAEYDRLFRELQSLEAARPDLRLADSPTHKVGAAPLPAFESVTHAVPMLSLNNAFSDMEAEPAEQRHAELFQFDERVRKGLGAEGGAVRYAAEPKFDGLAVSLLYRNGVFERAATRGDGVTGENVTENVRTIRSLPLRLHGDTVPSLLEVRGEVLMLREDFERLNRHQAELGEKVFANPRNAAAGSLRQLDSRITATRRLSFFAYGVSRVEGAVRPDTHSQEMAWLGRLGFPVVPESLRPVLDGIEAVAAFYESIMARRAELPYDIDGVVYKVNDRAQQERLGFVSRAPRFAIAHKFPAEEAWTEVESIETQVGRTGAITPVARLKPVFVGGVTVTNATLHNEDEVARKDVRVGDTVVVRRAGDVIPEVVSVVLAKRPMVSEAGADLVEPVLRPREMPWRMPDRCPVCGSHVVRPEGEAIARCTGGLFCSAQRKQAVIHFASRRAMDIEGLGEKLVEQLVDLGWVKTPGDLYRLRAEDLAGLERMGEKSAANLLASIEASKTTTLPRFLFALGIRNVGESTARDLARHFPDVEDLFPACREDESDDAMARARLTDRLLAVPDVGPIVAASVVEFFAEPMNVAVVRDLLASGIHWPMETAPSAPADSPVAGKTFVLTGTLPTLTRDEAKARIEAAGGKVSGSVSARTHFVVAGEAAGSKLEKALALGVTILDEPGLLALLA; encoded by the coding sequence ATGAGTACCGACAACGACAAGGACCGGATGGAAAGTCTGGTCGAGCGGCTCAATCGCTACAACTATGAATATCATGTCGAAGACAGCCCGACGGTCAGCGACGCCGAGTACGACAGGCTGTTTCGTGAACTGCAGTCGCTCGAGGCCGCCCGGCCGGATCTGCGGTTAGCCGATTCGCCGACGCACAAGGTCGGCGCCGCGCCGTTGCCGGCGTTTGAAAGTGTCACCCATGCCGTGCCGATGCTGTCCCTGAACAATGCGTTCTCGGACATGGAGGCCGAGCCCGCCGAACAGCGCCATGCCGAACTGTTCCAGTTCGACGAACGGGTTCGCAAGGGGCTGGGGGCCGAAGGCGGTGCCGTGCGCTATGCCGCCGAACCCAAATTCGATGGGCTGGCCGTCAGCCTGCTTTACCGTAATGGGGTGTTCGAACGCGCGGCCACCCGTGGAGACGGGGTCACCGGTGAGAATGTGACGGAAAATGTGCGCACGATCCGTTCCCTTCCATTGCGGCTTCATGGCGACACCGTCCCTTCGCTGCTCGAGGTCCGTGGCGAAGTGCTGATGTTGCGGGAGGATTTCGAACGGCTCAACCGCCATCAGGCCGAGCTTGGCGAAAAGGTGTTCGCCAATCCGCGCAATGCCGCGGCCGGCAGCCTGCGCCAACTCGATTCGCGGATTACCGCGACCCGGCGCCTGTCATTCTTTGCCTATGGCGTCTCCCGGGTGGAGGGCGCCGTACGTCCGGACACCCATTCGCAAGAAATGGCGTGGCTTGGCCGCCTGGGCTTTCCCGTTGTCCCGGAATCGTTGCGTCCGGTGCTTGACGGCATCGAGGCGGTGGCCGCGTTTTACGAGTCGATCATGGCGCGGCGGGCCGAGCTGCCGTATGACATCGATGGCGTGGTTTATAAAGTGAACGACCGCGCGCAGCAGGAGCGGCTGGGATTCGTGTCGCGCGCGCCGCGCTTCGCCATCGCGCACAAATTTCCGGCCGAAGAAGCCTGGACCGAAGTGGAGTCGATCGAGACCCAGGTCGGACGGACCGGTGCCATTACGCCCGTGGCGCGGCTCAAGCCCGTTTTTGTCGGCGGCGTGACGGTCACCAATGCCACCTTGCACAATGAAGACGAAGTGGCGCGCAAGGATGTGCGAGTGGGGGATACCGTGGTGGTGCGACGCGCGGGAGATGTCATCCCTGAAGTCGTGTCGGTGGTGCTCGCCAAGCGTCCGATGGTCAGCGAAGCGGGAGCCGATCTTGTCGAGCCGGTCCTGCGTCCCCGCGAGATGCCATGGCGCATGCCCGATCGCTGCCCGGTGTGTGGTTCCCACGTGGTCAGACCCGAAGGCGAAGCGATCGCCCGTTGTACCGGGGGACTGTTCTGTTCGGCACAGCGCAAGCAAGCCGTGATTCATTTCGCTTCGCGGCGCGCCATGGATATCGAAGGGTTGGGCGAGAAGCTGGTGGAGCAGTTGGTGGATCTGGGCTGGGTGAAAACGCCGGGCGACTTGTACCGACTGCGCGCCGAAGACCTTGCCGGGCTTGAGCGCATGGGCGAGAAAAGCGCCGCCAATCTGCTCGCCTCGATCGAGGCGAGCAAAACCACCACTTTGCCGCGTTTCCTTTTCGCCTTGGGTATCCGCAATGTCGGCGAGAGCACGGCTCGCGATCTGGCGCGGCATTTTCCGGATGTCGAGGATCTGTTTCCCGCTTGCCGGGAGGACGAATCCGATGATGCCATGGCCCGGGCCCGGCTCACCGACCGGCTGCTTGCCGTGCCGGATGTCGGCCCGATTGTCGCGGCGTCGGTTGTCGAGTTCTTCGCCGAGCCGATGAATGTGGCCGTGGTGCGCGACCTGCTCGCGAGCGGTATCCACTGGCCCATGGAGACCGCGCCGTCGGCGCCGGCCGACAGCCCGGTGGCGGGCAAAACCTTCGTCCTCACCGGCACGCTGCCGACGCTGACCCGCGACGAAGCCAAGGCGCGCATCGAGGCCGCCGGAGGCAAAGTCAGCGGCAGTGTCTCCGCCCGGACGCACTTCGTCGTGGCGGGAGAGGCGGCGGGCAGCAAGCTGGAAAAGGCGCTGGCCTTGGGGGTTACGATACTCGATGAGCCCGGGCTGCTTGCCTTGCTGGCGTGA
- a CDS encoding helix-turn-helix domain-containing protein, giving the protein MDSRVSESIRIIEHEIYRLPQEAFSSVRLQGKLASRLKLPPGQFETLFRSESGHSIKAYIRKTVIEAAAVHLSRTRVSLEGLSRRLGFASQQSFTRAFTRHYGLSPHRFRQKHSNTLAWPIWLTRPPVGQHEDACWPEQTLWARQYQGDWDERATFWRDFAASCRQAGLPCSPCFGVMYDDPGFTAQNRLRYLCAIQAPSRELPPPQWLVISIPGGAMATQSLSVSLPQMPGLYAWLLGAKSPASMDPERTGFTIECFDAPPENWESRVCRLKIAYPVKPSGQPAA; this is encoded by the coding sequence GTGGACAGCAGGGTCAGTGAAAGCATCCGGATCATCGAGCACGAGATCTACCGCCTCCCTCAGGAGGCGTTCTCCTCTGTCAGATTGCAGGGCAAGCTCGCCAGCCGCCTGAAGCTTCCTCCCGGGCAATTCGAAACACTGTTCCGCTCGGAGTCGGGCCACTCGATCAAGGCGTATATCCGGAAAACGGTCATCGAAGCCGCCGCCGTGCATTTGTCACGCACCCGGGTTTCGCTGGAAGGCCTCTCCCGGCGCCTGGGTTTTGCCAGCCAGCAATCCTTCACGCGCGCATTCACCCGTCACTACGGCCTGTCGCCCCATCGTTTCCGGCAAAAACATTCCAACACCCTGGCTTGGCCCATTTGGCTGACACGCCCGCCGGTCGGACAGCACGAAGACGCCTGTTGGCCCGAACAGACCCTGTGGGCCAGACAGTACCAGGGCGATTGGGACGAGCGGGCGACTTTCTGGCGTGACTTCGCAGCATCCTGCCGGCAAGCCGGCCTGCCCTGTTCGCCGTGCTTCGGCGTCATGTACGACGATCCGGGCTTCACCGCCCAGAACCGGCTCCGCTATCTGTGCGCCATCCAGGCGCCGTCGAGGGAGCTGCCACCACCGCAGTGGCTGGTCATCTCCATTCCTGGCGGCGCCATGGCGACTCAATCGCTGTCGGTTTCCCTGCCCCAGATGCCGGGACTCTACGCTTGGCTGCTCGGCGCGAAATCTCCGGCCAGCATGGATCCTGAGCGCACGGGCTTCACCATCGAATGTTTCGATGCGCCTCCGGAAAACTGGGAGTCCCGCGTCTGCAGGCTAAAAATAGCCTATCCGGTCAAGCCGTCCGGACAGCCTGCGGCATGA